The genomic DNA AAGAATTACTCGGTGTTTGCCAGCTACAGCAGTATCTTCAAGCCGCAGGGCAACCAGGACGAGCAGGGCAGGGTGCTGGATCCGCTGGAAGGGCGCAGCGTCGAGGCCGGCCTGAAGGCGGAGTTCCTGGAAGGGCGTTTCAACGCCAGTGCAGCGGTATTCCAGCTGGAGCAGGACAACTATGCCGAGCCAAGCGGCGGCCTGACCCCCGGCGGTGGTATCGCCTACCGTGGCTTGATGGGCGTGCGTACCAAGGGCTACGAGCTGGAGATGTCCGGCCAGGTCGCGCCGGGCTGGCAGGTGCAGGGCGGCTATGCGCACAAGATCGCACGCCAGCAGTCGACCAAGGTCTCCACGCTGGAGCCGGAAGACCAGTTCAGCGTGCACACCACCTACCGCCTGCAGCGGGGCGTGCCAGGCCTGAGCATCGGCGGCGGCGCGCGCTGGCAGGGCACCACCTTCGGCACCATCACCAACCCGGTTGATGGGGGCAGCCTGGTGCATCGCACCGAGCCGTATTGGCTGCTGGATGCAATGGCGCGGTATGAGTTCAACGACCAGCTGTCGGCCACGCTCAACGTCAACAACCTGCTGGACAAGCACTACTACACGATCTTCAACTGGTACAGCACGTACACGTGGGGCGAGCCGCGCAATGTCCGGCTGACGGTGAACTACACGTTCTAGGAAGCCGCCTGCGTGGCCGCTTCGAGGATGAGAGCCGCTGGGGTCGGACAACCCCAGCGGCCATCGTCACTGCGTCGGGTATCAGCCCGCCGCAGCCGCCTCCTTGGCGCCTGCCTTGGCAATCATCGTCAGCTTCTCGTCGGTGACCTTTTCTTCTTCCAGGGTCTCCAGCAGCAGCGGCAGGGCGTCCTTGTAGCCCAGCTGCTTGGCCAGCGCGGCGATGGTGCCGTACGAGGCAATTTCGTAGTGCTCCACTTTCTGCGCGCCACCAATCAGTGCCGCATCGCGGACCGGGCCCTTCTCTACGCTGTCGATCACTTCCTTGCCTTCTTCCACCAGGCCTTCCATCGCTGCGCACTTGATGCGCTTCAGGCGGATGCCCAGCGTCTCGACCACCTGGTCGATGCGCTCGATCTGGCCATTGGTTTCTTCCAGATGGGTCTCAAAGGCCGCCACCAGATCCGGGTTGGTCGCAGCACGGGCCAGGCGGGGCAGGGCCTTGGTCAGCTGCTTTTCGGCGCTGTAGATATCGGACAGCTCGTAGATGAAGAGGTCTTCGAGGGTCTTGATGGCCATGCGGATTCTCCGGCTGGGGTGGGTGGGAGCGCAACGTTAGGCGCGGGTCCGTTAGCGTCCGCTGGAGGAAGGGTGAAGGGGGCATGCAGGTGGGGCGGGGAGGGAGGGCAGCCGACTGAAGTCGGCTCTACCACGTCGGCTCTACCAAACCGGGTTCACGGTGTGGGGACACGGGTGAGCTTAGAAGAAGTGCGTTGGTCTTACGGGAGGTGCGTGATGAAAACCACATGGACGACTGGCGCGCTGGCGCTGATGCTTACTGCGTGTGGCGGCGCGGACACGCCCTCCAAGGTGCAGGCGCCCGGTGCGGAGGAAAGCGCGAAGACCAAGGCGCTCGATGCCGGTGCGGCAGTGCTGCAGAACCGGCCGCCGGTCGAGGCCCTGAATGCCTATCTGGACGGCTTCCATTTCTACAACGGTCGGCCGGATGTGCAGATGGAGGCGCATCACTACTGCGCCATCCTCAACGAAGAAGTCATCCAGTGCGCGATCTACGACGGTAACGTCGCCGATGCGAAGCTGATGGGCGTGGAATACATCATCAGCGGGGCACTGTTCGCGGGGCTGCCGGAGGCCGAGAAGGCGCTCTGGCACAGCCACGTGCATGAGGTGCGGTCGGGTCAGTTGGTGGCTCCTGGCATCCCGGAAGTGGCAGAGCACGCCTTGATGGAGAAGCTGGTAGGCACCTATGGAAAGACCTGGCACACCTGGCACACCGATCAGGACAAGCGACTGCCGCTGGGCGTGCCGCAGTTGATGATGGGCTTCACTGCGGACGGCCAGGCGGATCCGGCCATGGTCAGGGCGCGCGACGAGCGGCTGGGGGTGGACAGCGATGCCAGGAAAGCCAAGCGCGTGGACATTGCCGCGCCTGCCGTCGATGCAGGTGCAGATGCGTGGCAGCGGGGAAACGTCATTCAGATTCCAGACCCCACGGGCGCAGATCATCAGCATCCGGTTAAGCCGACGCCGTAACCCGGATCAGCGCGGCGGAGCGGGTGAGCTGCCCGCTCCGCACGGTGCTTCAGGGAATCAGGTGCTGGTCGCGCAGTTTCTGGAACAGCGCAAAGAAAGCGTCGTCGCTGGGCTGGTAATCCAGGAACCCCATGCGCCGGCTCTTGGACATGTCGGTGACGACTTCCAGTGGACGCCCCAGGTCGGCATCGGTATGCCACGGTGATACCAGCCGGTTGATGTCCGCCTCGGCCAGGCCATGCTCCGCTGCCAGCTGTGCCCACGTTGCGGCGTCGTCGGCCATCTGCTGCTCCAGTGGGCGGACCTCACCGTTGAAGGGGGCAGCGTCCAGGCCGAACCAGTGCGCGATGCGGCCCCACATCCAGCTCCAGCGGAAGATGTCGCCGTTGACGATGTTGAACGCCTCGTTGGCCGCTGCGGGCGTCTGCGCCGCCCACAGCAGCTGCCGTGCCAGCTGGCCTGCATCGGTCATGTCGGTCAGGCCATCCCATTGCGCCTGCGAGCCGGGGAAATAGAACGGCCGCCCGGTTGTCTTGCACAGGGTGGCATACACCGCCAGGGTGGTTCCCATGTTCATCGCGTTGCCAACGGCCGCGCCGATCACGGTGTGCGGGCGGTGCACGCTCCAGGTGAACCCATCGCGCGCCGCTGCAGCAAAGACTTCGTCTTCCTGCGCGTAATAGAAGTTCTCCACCGGCAGGCGCGGCTGTTCTTCGCGGAACGGCGTCTGCGGAAGCACGCCCTGGGCGTAGGCTTCAAACGGGCCGAGATAATGTTTGAGTCCAGTCACCAGTGCGACGTGCTGCACGCTACCCGCCGGCTGCAGGGCGTCGAGCAGGTTGCGTACCATCGCCGCATTGACGCGGATGTTCTCGGCCTCGCTGGCCTGGCGGGACCAGGTGGTGATGAATACATGGGTGGGGGACAGCCCTGCCAGTGCGCTGCGGGTGGCCTGTGCGTCCTGCAGGTCGGCCGATACGCCGGTGACCCCGGCCGGCAGATTGGCCAGGCTGCGTGCCATGCCATGTACCTGCCAACCGGCCTGCAGCAGTTCCCGTACGAGGGCGCTGCCGGTAATGCCGGTCGCGCCGACCACCAATGCGTTCTGGTTCATCATGTCGCCTTCTCATCAAATGCAGGGTCACACCTTAAAATAGCGGCCTCGGCTTCGAAAGAAGGCACCAAACGGTAACCAGGGCATGAAGTCAGGTAGCGCGGAAGAAGAATGGCGGGAGGATTGCGCCCCGCGGCGGGTGCTGGAGCTGTTCAGCACGAAGTGGACATCGATGGTGCTGCACACCTTGGCGGTACGGCATGAAGGCACCGCCCGCAGCAACGCGCTCCATCGAAGCCTGCCCGCCATTTCCAAGAAGATGCTGATCCAGACCCTGCGCGAGATGGAGACGGCCGGCATCGTGCTCCGCACAGAACACCCGACCGTGCCACCATCCGTGGAATACGGGCTGACCGCGCTGGGCCGGCAGTTGGTGGAGCCGATCGAGCTGATCTACGACTGGGCGCGGCGGAACGCCAGCACACTGGATGCACTGCAGCCCCGGGCGACGTCGCGGCGGCGCTGAACGAGCGGCGCCTAGGCGCCACTGACCACGTGCACGGCCCATGCCCCGGCTTTGTCCTGCGCGTGGCGAAGCACGTCGTAGGTTTTGATCATCTTCAGCAGCGTGGAATGGCCGTACTTCTTCGATGTAAATCCAGGGTGCGCCTTGCGCAGGTGCTCTCCCAGCGCGGACAAGCCCACCTTGCTGCTGGGGTCGATCCCGCCCAGCGCGCGTACAGCTTTCACCAGCAACTCCGGCTTCTGTTTGGCGGCGGCCGGGGTTGCTGGTTTCTTCGCAGCCGGTACAACGGGTTTCTTCACCGCCTTTGCAGCAGGCGCAACGGGTATCTTCACCGCCTTTGCGGCTGGTGTGACCACCGCCGGTGCGGGACAGGCCCACTCATGGAAGACGTCGCAGGCCTTGCGCAGCGTGATCGGTGATTTCGTTTCCCCCACGACGGCGACAACCGCCCCGCGCTCCCGCAGCTTTCGGCACAGGTAAGCAAAATCGGAGTCGCTGGTCACCAGCACGAAGTGATCCGCCCGATCATCAAGCAGGGCTTCCAAGGCATCCACGGCGAGCGCTATATCGGTGGTGTTCTTGCCCGCTACGCAGGCGTACTGAAGGCAGGGCGTGAAGGCTTCCCGTACCAGCTGTTCCTTCCACTTCTTTGCCAGCGTGTCATGGTTGCCGTAGCCACGCCGCATCATGACCCGACCGGCCTGCGCAGCGACCCGCAGTGCGACGCTCAGTATTTCCGGTCTGACATTATCGCAATCGACGAACAGCGCGACGCGCGGTTCGTGGGATAGGGCTGAGCTGCTCATCCGTGGCTGCCAGTGGTGGTGGGTGACAGGGCGACTATGGGGGGAACGGTCGTCCGTCGGCAATGCCCTGCTGGATCAGGGCGCTGAGGGACAGGGGCCTTCGGTTCCGTGGCGGATCGCACCCCGATGGCGCTCGGAGGATGCCGTCGATCCCAAGGCCGGCGTGGGCTGAGGCTGGACCTGCCACGTCCGCTGCCGCCGGGTGTCGCGATTGAGCAAGGACCCGTGCGCCTGGTCGTGCCACCCTCCCGGCGGTGTCTACGGGGCGCGCACGGTGTCCGCTCCAGCACGCCGAATCGCAGAAGGTAGAGGTCCATGATGTCCGTCCACCTGCATGTCAGCACACCCCTGTATGTCCGGAGGAACGCGTAATGACCGTCCGTGCCCGGTGCGCCCGATGCCGGTGCGCCATCCCCCTGAGTTTCAGCGACTGCTGCCGCCAGCAGGGGCTTCCGGATGGTCGCAGCGCAAAGGTGTGGAAGGTCGATTGTCCGGTGTGCGGACGGGAGCTGAAGCTGCCCTTCCTGGTGGATTTCACCGCAGTGATGGTCGCGGTGGTCGTCACCGGCATGGTGGGCTATGGACTGATACGGGTTGCCGGCCTGGATTGGTTCGCTGCAGCGCTTGCCCTGCCACTCCTTTGGCTGGTCGCGGGTCTGTGGCGATACTGCTTCGTGGAAAAAATGTTCACGCGCTGACGCGCAACGGTAAGGTCGGCCATACCCCGCTCGTTACGAACCACACCGCCGTCAGCGCTGCGGAAAGCCCGGCCCACGCCGCAGTCGGATCGGCCCGACGTCGACCATGTCCGGATCGCATTGCGTATCGCCCTGGGTAATGATGATCATGCCGGCGCGCGCCAGATCGGCTGCCGCATCGCGGACCGGCTGCATCAGGGCGCGCCACGCTGTTTCGCTCTCGGCCAGTGCCCGTGCCACCTCGGAGGGGCAGAGCGAAGAGGCCGGAGCGCGTTGCTGCAGCAGTGCGATGATCGTGTGGGCGATATCCATCCTGGCACCCTAATCGGGTCCGGGTGACCACGGTGTCTGGCGCGGTTCGGCGCGAGGGCGACGACGCCCATCCACCTGCTTACGAATGTTTCACGCGACGCAAATGGCCGCTGGATAGGATGCTGGCCTCGCTGTCATCACGGAATGATCCAGTACATGAGCTCATCCACGCGCGTCTTCGCGTTGTCTGCTTTCCCGTTGCTGCTGGCTGCGTTGGCCGGCTGTTCGAAATCGCCGGATGGCGAGCCCGCCGCGACTGCGGAGTCACGTATTGCCCGTGATGCGCCGGACCCGCAAGGCGAAGAGGCCCAGGCCGATGCGCAGAATCAGGGGCCTGAGTTTCCCATCATTCCCAGTATCGTCGTCCCGGAGATAATCGGTGTCACCCCGGCGCAGCGGGCGCTGGAGTCGTCCCTGCAGTCGATCCTCAATCCCGTTGAAGGCATCACCGTATCGCCTGCGCGCTGCAGTACCGATGGCAGCCTGATCAACGAGGGCGGCATCACCGAGGTGGACGAGCAGGGCAAGCTGACCCGCAACGGCGATGAAGGCATCTTCATGATCAACCCCGACGGCAGTGGCACGGCCAACTTTGAAGGCGGGCTGGTGCGGGTGAATGCCGACGGCAGCGGCACCATCAACGGCATTCCGTCCGGCGGCGGCGACGATGCGATCATCACCGTGCAGGCCGACGGCTCGGGCACGTACAACGGCGTCGCTGGCCTGATCCAACTGGACGGCAAGGGCGCGGGCACCTGGAATGGCGATAGTGGCTTGATCACCAACAACGGCGACGGCAGCGGTACCTGGAATGGCCCGAAGGGGCTGGTGCGGGTGAATGCCGATGGCTCGGGGACATGGAACGGCGAAGAAGGCCTGGTCTACAACAACGGCGATGGCACCGGTACCGTGGGCCCGCCTGCGCGCCCGGTGAAGATGGCGCCACTGCCGCCGCTGCCCAAGGCCGGTCGCTTCCCGCCGCTGAAGAAGTTCGCACCGCCCGGTGCGCCGTGCGGTTACGTGATCACGCTCAACGACCGCGTGCTGTTCGACTTCGACAAGTCCGACATCCGCCCGGACGCGGCCAGCCTGCTGGATACGCTGGCCGGTGCGCTGAAGGACGTGAAGTCGACCGGTATGCAGGTGCGCGGTCACACCGATTCCAAGGGCGCTGATGCCTACAACCAGCAACTGTCGGAACGTCGCGCGGCATCGGTGGTCGCGGCGCTGCGTGAGCGCGGGACCGCCCAGCAGGCCGATGCGAAGGGGTACGGCGAAACCGAGCCGGTTGCCCCCAATGAAATCGAAGGCAAAGACAATCCGGGCGGGCGACAGTTGAATCGCCGCGTCGAGATTTTCGTCCGTTCGTAATAGATCGTCCGCCAATGCGGACTGCCATGGAGATGTGGATGAAAGCTACCGTTCTTGCCGCGTTGACCGCTGCTGCCGCGCTGCTGCCGGCACTGCCCGCGGCGGCTGATGATTTCAGCCTGGGCTACGACGTGGACCGTTTCCCGGCCAGCAAGCTCAGCATGCAGGCCTGTCGCGCCGCCGTATCGCGCGGTGCCGCCGCACTGGGTTACACCACCCGCGTCGACCAGGACCAGAAGACCCTGGCGCTGCATGTGTCCGCGCCGCGCACCGATGGCCGGTCGTTGATCGCTTACTGCATCAGCGCAGGCGACCAGACCGTTTTCGTGATCCAGGCGTTCGACTACTCCGGACCTGGTAACCCCGACGTGGACCGGGTCAAGGCCCGCGTCGGCGCGGAAGTGCGCAAGTCAGTGCGGTGAGCCGAGCGCGTTGACCTCGCGGTTTTCCACTACGCGGGGCGGATTGGGCGTACGCACAAGCGAGATCATCGCGCGCCCGATCGCCCCGTTGGTGGTGGCCGCGGCCGGTACGTTCTTCACGATCAAGCTCTGCAGGGGAGCAGCCAGGGTGTGCATGGCGCGCAGCAGTCCATGCGGGCTGTGCGTGCCTTCCTCCGGCAGGATGCCACCCGGGCGCACCATGACGGTGGTGATGGGAAGTGCCTGCAGGGCTGCTTCGGTTTCGCCCTTGATGCGCAGTGGCATCAATCGGCTGTCCGGGTCCGAATTGGCACCTGAGATGTAGAAGAACCGCCCCTGTGGATTGGCCGAGGCGTAGGCGCGGGCCACCGCCAAGGTGAGGTCCAGCGTGACGTGCCGGTAGGTCGCTTCGGCGGTACCGATGGGGGGCGCGCCGGCGCAGTAGAAACAGGCGTCGATGTCGGCCAGCTGCGGCGCGACAGTCGCGGCCTGCGCGAAATCTTCCAGCCGTACTTCGTGCAGCTTCGGATGAGGGCGGTCGATCGCACTGCGTGTCAGCACCGTAACCCGGGTGACGTCTGCCGCGTCAAGGCAGGCATTGAGCACGCCCTGG from Stenotrophomonas sp. 169 includes the following:
- a CDS encoding DUF892 family protein; translation: MAIKTLEDLFIYELSDIYSAEKQLTKALPRLARAATNPDLVAAFETHLEETNGQIERIDQVVETLGIRLKRIKCAAMEGLVEEGKEVIDSVEKGPVRDAALIGGAQKVEHYEIASYGTIAALAKQLGYKDALPLLLETLEEEKVTDEKLTMIAKAGAKEAAAAG
- a CDS encoding OBAP family protein; translation: MKTTWTTGALALMLTACGGADTPSKVQAPGAEESAKTKALDAGAAVLQNRPPVEALNAYLDGFHFYNGRPDVQMEAHHYCAILNEEVIQCAIYDGNVADAKLMGVEYIISGALFAGLPEAEKALWHSHVHEVRSGQLVAPGIPEVAEHALMEKLVGTYGKTWHTWHTDQDKRLPLGVPQLMMGFTADGQADPAMVRARDERLGVDSDARKAKRVDIAAPAVDAGADAWQRGNVIQIPDPTGADHQHPVKPTP
- a CDS encoding SDR family oxidoreductase, translating into MNQNALVVGATGITGSALVRELLQAGWQVHGMARSLANLPAGVTGVSADLQDAQATRSALAGLSPTHVFITTWSRQASEAENIRVNAAMVRNLLDALQPAGSVQHVALVTGLKHYLGPFEAYAQGVLPQTPFREEQPRLPVENFYYAQEDEVFAAAARDGFTWSVHRPHTVIGAAVGNAMNMGTTLAVYATLCKTTGRPFYFPGSQAQWDGLTDMTDAGQLARQLLWAAQTPAAANEAFNIVNGDIFRWSWMWGRIAHWFGLDAAPFNGEVRPLEQQMADDAATWAQLAAEHGLAEADINRLVSPWHTDADLGRPLEVVTDMSKSRRMGFLDYQPSDDAFFALFQKLRDQHLIP
- a CDS encoding helix-turn-helix domain-containing protein, whose translation is MKSGSAEEEWREDCAPRRVLELFSTKWTSMVLHTLAVRHEGTARSNALHRSLPAISKKMLIQTLREMETAGIVLRTEHPTVPPSVEYGLTALGRQLVEPIELIYDWARRNASTLDALQPRATSRRR
- a CDS encoding NYN domain-containing protein, coding for MSSSALSHEPRVALFVDCDNVRPEILSVALRVAAQAGRVMMRRGYGNHDTLAKKWKEQLVREAFTPCLQYACVAGKNTTDIALAVDALEALLDDRADHFVLVTSDSDFAYLCRKLRERGAVVAVVGETKSPITLRKACDVFHEWACPAPAVVTPAAKAVKIPVAPAAKAVKKPVVPAAKKPATPAAAKQKPELLVKAVRALGGIDPSSKVGLSALGEHLRKAHPGFTSKKYGHSTLLKMIKTYDVLRHAQDKAGAWAVHVVSGA
- a CDS encoding DUF3253 domain-containing protein, which produces MDIAHTIIALLQQRAPASSLCPSEVARALAESETAWRALMQPVRDAAADLARAGMIIITQGDTQCDPDMVDVGPIRLRRGPGFPQR
- a CDS encoding OmpA family protein; its protein translation is MSSSTRVFALSAFPLLLAALAGCSKSPDGEPAATAESRIARDAPDPQGEEAQADAQNQGPEFPIIPSIVVPEIIGVTPAQRALESSLQSILNPVEGITVSPARCSTDGSLINEGGITEVDEQGKLTRNGDEGIFMINPDGSGTANFEGGLVRVNADGSGTINGIPSGGGDDAIITVQADGSGTYNGVAGLIQLDGKGAGTWNGDSGLITNNGDGSGTWNGPKGLVRVNADGSGTWNGEEGLVYNNGDGTGTVGPPARPVKMAPLPPLPKAGRFPPLKKFAPPGAPCGYVITLNDRVLFDFDKSDIRPDAASLLDTLAGALKDVKSTGMQVRGHTDSKGADAYNQQLSERRAASVVAALRERGTAQQADAKGYGETEPVAPNEIEGKDNPGGRQLNRRVEIFVRS
- a CDS encoding DUF6180 family protein, whose protein sequence is MKATVLAALTAAAALLPALPAAADDFSLGYDVDRFPASKLSMQACRAAVSRGAAALGYTTRVDQDQKTLALHVSAPRTDGRSLIAYCISAGDQTVFVIQAFDYSGPGNPDVDRVKARVGAEVRKSVR
- a CDS encoding NAD-dependent epimerase/dehydratase family protein; this encodes MHILLTGATGLLGQGVLNACLDAADVTRVTVLTRSAIDRPHPKLHEVRLEDFAQAATVAPQLADIDACFYCAGAPPIGTAEATYRHVTLDLTLAVARAYASANPQGRFFYISGANSDPDSRLMPLRIKGETEAALQALPITTVMVRPGGILPEEGTHSPHGLLRAMHTLAAPLQSLIVKNVPAAATTNGAIGRAMISLVRTPNPPRVVENREVNALGSPH